In Primulina eburnea isolate SZY01 chromosome 14, ASM2296580v1, whole genome shotgun sequence, the following proteins share a genomic window:
- the LOC140812256 gene encoding expansin-like A1, producing MYKLFKSVTCTSPLKIIIIVIPLAFSINSITLKNLMDMFSLYFVIFHLASLATACDRCVHQAKVAFFSDDQALKSGACGYGSVAVGLNDGRLTAAAPAVYNRGVGCGACFQMRCTNGSICSEDGTVVLLSDKNVDNGTDFVVSTKAFSSMAKKGKERDIFKLGVLPVLYKRVPCDYAKNKNLSVRIQEISQKPNYLAISFLYQGGQTEIVAVDVAQVGSPNWNFMSRNYGAVWDTSRVPAGPLQLRFVVTSGFDGKWYWAKNVLPADWKIGGIYDSGLQINDIAKQDCSPCDYDTWK from the exons AtgtataaattatttaaatctgTGACTTGTACTTCTCCACTCAAGATCATCATCATCGTCATACCACTCGCATTCTCGATAAATTCCATCACCCTAAAAAATTTAATGGATATGTTTTCCCTCTACTTCGTAATCTTCCATCTTGCCTCGCTCGCCACTGCGTGTGATCGCTGCGTCCACCAAGCCAAAGTCGCCTTCTTTTCCGATGATCAAGCCCTTAAGT CTGGGGCTTGTGGGTATGGTTCCGTGGCAGTAGGATTGAACGATGGCCGTCTGACGGCGGCGGCCCCCGCGGTGTACAACCGAGGAGTTGGTTGCGGTGCATGCTTTCAG ATGAGATGCACAAATGGAAGCATATGTAGTGAAGACGGGACAGTTGTATTATTGAGTGACAAAAATGTCGATAATGGGACAGATTTCGTGGTGAGCACCAAAGCTTTCTCGTCTATGGCAAAAAAGGGCAAAGAGCGGGACATTTTTAAACTCGGAGTCCTCCCTGTACTATACAAGAG GGTACCATGCGACTACGCAAAGAACAAGAATTTAAGTGTTCGGATTCAAGAAATAAGCCAGAAGCCGAATTACCTAGCCATTTCTTTCTTGTACCAAGGTGGTCAAACAGAAATCGTGGCAGTAGACGTGGCTCAG GTTGGGTCACCAAATTGGAATTTCATGAGTAGGAACTACGGGGCTGTTTGGGACACGAGCCGAGTCCCTGCCGGGCCTCTGCAGTTGAGGTTTGTAGTGACTTCTGGGTTCGACGGGAAATGGTATTGGGCCAAGAATGTGCTGCCTGCTGACTGGAAAATTGGTGGGATTTATGATTCG